A single Drosophila miranda strain MSH22 chromosome XR, D.miranda_PacBio2.1, whole genome shotgun sequence DNA region contains:
- the LOC108152836 gene encoding uncharacterized protein LOC108152836 isoform X8: protein MQEAASKHSKPRQTIYLPAKMEQDVFQVEEAATAIPPGCSFSSSARRTLNLNESMDQEDIVEEKAIVTQSEVNVPHKGAKSKHRETLLMEESMEEDIIGPLKELHLKASAPPKEKEKSKTRQTLHLAKPLDEDKALPRNAATTVAIRKDSKHLAEAVQEHLPMGNNRYKAMQTILHAEPIEEDVTGPGATRKDYEHLPEARYKARQTILQAEPIEEDVTAPGATRKDYEHLPEAIKEHLPMGNHRYKARQTILQAEPVEEDVTGPGATRKDYEHLPEARFKARQTILQAEPIEEDVTAPGATRKDYEHLPEARFKARQTILQAEPIEEDVTAPGATRKDYEHLPEAIKEHLPMGNHRYKARQTILQAEPVEEDVTGPGATRKDYEHLPEARYKARQTILQTEPIEEDVTAPGATRKDYEHLPEARYKARQTILQAEPIEEDVTAPGATRKDYEHLPEARYKARQTILQAEPIEEDVTAPGATRKDYEHLPEPRYKARQTILQAEPIEEDVTAPGATRKDYEHLPEARYKARQTILQTEPIEEDVTAPGATRKDYEHLPEVRYKARQTILQAEPIEEDVTAPGATRKDYEHLPEPRYKARQTILQAEPIEEDVTAPGATRKDYEHLPEARYKARQTILQAEPIEEDVTAPGSTRKDYEHLPEARYKARQTILQTEPIEEDVTAPGATRKDYEHLPEVRYKARQTILQAEPIEEDVTAPGATRKDYEHLPEARYKARQTILQTEPIEEDVTAPGATRKDYEHLPEARYKARQTILQAEPIEEDVTAPGATRKDYEHLPEARYKARQTILQTEPIEEDVTAPGTTRKDYEHLPEVRYKARQTILQAEPIEEDVTAPGATRKDYEHLPEARYKARQTILQAEPIYEDVTAPGATRKDYEDLPEARYKARQTILQAEPIEEDVTAPGATRKDYEHLPEVRYKARQTILQAEPIEEDVTGPGATRKDYEHLPEARYKARQTILQAEPIEEDVTAPGATRKDYEHLPEARYKARQTILQAEPIEEDVTAPGATRKDYEHLPEVRYKARQTILQAEPIEEDVTAPGATRKDYEHLPEARYKARQTILQAEPIEEDVTAPGATRKDYEHLPEARYKARQTILQAEPIEEDVTAPGATRKDYEHLPEARYKARQTILQAEPIYEDVTAPGATRKDYEHLPEPRYKARQTILQAEPIEEDVTAPGATRKDYEHLPEVRYKARQTILQAEPIEEDVTAPGATRKDYEHLPEVRYKARQTILQAEPIEEDVTAPGATRKDYEHLPEARYKARQTILQAEPIEEDVTAPGATRKDYEHLPEARYKARQTILQAEPIEEDVTAPGATRKDYEHLPEARYKARQTILQAEPIYEDVTAPGATRKDYEHLPEPRYKARQTILQAEPIEEDVTAPGATRKDYEHLPEVRYKARQTILQAEPIEEDVTAPGATRKDYEHLPEVRYKARQTILQAEPIEEDVTAPGATRKDYEHLPEARYKARQTILQAEPIEEDVTAPGATRKDYEHLPEARYKARQTILQAEPIEEDVTAPGATRKDYEHLPEARYKARQTILQAEPIYEDVTAPGATRKDYEHLPEPRYKARQTILQAEPIEEDVTAPGATRKDYEHLPEVRYKARQTILQAEPIEEDVTAPGATRKDYEHLPEVRYKARQTILQAEPIEEDVTAPGATRKDYEHLPEVRYKARQTILQAEPIEEDVTAPGATRKDHEHLPEPRYKARQTILQAKPIEEDVTAPGATRKDYEHLPEPRYKARQTILQAEPIYEDVTAPGATRKDYEHLPEAIKEHLPMGNHRYKARQTILQAEPVEEDVTGPGATRKDYEDLPEARYKARQTILQAEPIEEDVTAPGATRKDYEHLPEARFKARQTILQAEPIEEDVTAPGATRKDYEHLPEVRYKAGQTILQAEPIEEDVTAPGATRKDYEHLPEVRYKARQTILQAEPIEEDVTAPGATRKDYEHLPEARYKARQTILQAEPIEEDVTAPGATRKDYEHLPEARYKARQTILQAEPIEEDVTAPGATRKDYEHLPEARYKARQTILQAEPIEEDVTAPGATRKDYEHLPEVRYKARQTILQAEPIEEDVTAPGATRKDYEHLPEARYKARQTILQAEPIEEDVTAPGATRKDYEHLPEPRYKARQTILQAEPIYEDVTAPGATRKDYEHLPEAIKEHLPMGNHRYKARQTILQAEPVEEDVTGPGATRKDYEHLPEARYKARQTILQAEPIEEDVTAPGATRKDYEHLPEARFKARQTILQAEPIEEDVTAPGATRKDYEHLPEVRYKAGQTILQAEPIEEDVTAPGATRKDYEHLPEARYKARQTILQAEPIEEDVTAPGATRKDYEHLPEARYKARQTILQAEPIEEDVTAPGATRKDYENLPEARYKARQTILTAEPIYEDVTAPGATRKDYEHLPEARYKARQTILQAEPIEEAVTAPGATRKDYEHLPEVRYKARQTILQAEPIEEDVTAPGATRKDYEHLPEVRYKARQTILQAEPIEEDVTAPGATRKDYEHLPEARYKARQTILQAEPIEEDVTAPGATRKDYEHLPEVRYKARQTILQAEPIEEDVTAPGATRKDYEHLPEARYKARQTILQAEPIEEDVTAPGATRKDYEHLPEVRYKARQTILQAEPIEEDVTAPGATRKDYEHLPEARYKARQTILQAEPIEEDVTAPGATRKDYEHLPEVRYKARQTILQAEPIEEDVTAPGATRKDNEHLPEVRYKARQTILQAEPIEEDVTAPGATRKDYEHLPEVRYKARQTILQAEPIEEDVTAPGATRKDYEHLPEVRYKARQTILQAEPIEEDVTAPGATRKDYEHLPEARYKARQTILQAEPIEEDVTAPGATRKDYEHLPEVRYKARQTILQAEPIEEDVTGPGATRKDYEHLPEARYKARQTILQAEPIEEDVTAPGATRKDYEHLPEAIKEHLPTGNHRYKAKETSLQAEPVEEDVTPRKDYEHLPENKDYKHLAEPVQAHHVSDSRYRSSKSRQALLMAEAIEENHSTAYHSFKPKISHEAREKSVAFEPINTLPLSELIEESKTATWTSKARQTLPLAAPIEVEEEEPPTEPPLEESTKVAPSRGSRAQQTLVMSESMEEQEEEVGFQSHIQSIRTHPELLPITPMLRLNGSESVYSMDEFELLEEESKEAATPRGPLQKASVLLRKIRSMGESMKMSFEEDTLGCGTPIRHSGNAKRLSAHLTPIMPEAKKRNTHLFADSKTEQEMEMEMEMSVSIKEVTTAVDKNCDYILRPRRTVLEQRPITISDVSAYFQAQPCKVKKPAESKTEKKDEEKRDTCPRDSESSTDRSFKSYEPTNKSFINLSGDTISSAALMGTINVDEMETSHIDKFRLSLVSTLADESDTDEEAPVEGAAALAKQPQPEPEPCQEQQASSRVVAAGSSASCRKCMNCRRSLNETRLSNDSFVLPSQPQWDLTREIEKLRRVRAKPNLDDVHKYWQMKEQERQTIALEKELDSSSDASDEEKFSEWDVNEVMAEYNRKMERFRRSLADNPDILQQVLVRFEPVETFFDRLAGLLTEQQPNWIFDYQLKISRKLIFTHRLLTTFRLIVDYETVDDLETAIRVCDLNVEQATVILPLQSWTAFEHLLDFQLQLKLPVNLTDSIEGSSVEAFAQFLQRINAICVDILGTFHKLLTVLTATRTSLLRQANRIVVKKTVRRHIEVDTRTRLEKTDFVIEIANVEAISFRDILQPKLHFFNENIQFLPTGVAFLEAFLDHPEQYLKT, encoded by the exons ATGCAGGAGGCAGCATCGAAGCACTCCAAGCCCAGACAGACCATTTATCTGCCTGCGAAAATGGAGCAGGATGTGTTTCAGGTGGAAGAAGCTGCTACCGCCATCCCTCCAGGgtgctccttctcctcctctgCCAGACGTACCTTGAACCTGAACGAGTCCATGGACCAAGAAGATATTGTCGAAGAGAAAGCCATAGTCACCCAATCAGAGGTTAACGTCCCGCACAAAGGCGCCAAATCGAAACATAGAGAGACTTTGCTCATGGAGGAAAGCATGGAAGAGGATATTATAGGTCCCCTCAAGGAGCTGCATCTCAAGGCAAGTGCTCCTCCGAAGGAAAAGGAGAAATCTAAGACCCGTCAAACTCTCCACTTGGCGAAACCGTTGGATGAAGACAAAGCCCTCCCTCGGAATGCTGCAACCACTGTGGCCATAAGGAAAGATAGTAAGCACCTGGCTGAAGCCGTTCAGGAGCATCTACCAATGGGAAATAATAGATACAAAGCTATGCAGACTATTCTTCACGCGGAGCCAATAGAGGAAGATGTCACTGGCCCTGGAGCCACAAGGAAAGATTATGAGCACCTGCCCGAAGCAAGATACAAAGCTAG GCAGACTATTCTTCAGGCGGAGCCAATAGAGGAGGATGTCACTGCCCCTGGAGCCACAAGGAAAGATTATGAGCACCTGCCCGAAGCGATTAAGGAGCATCTTCCAATGGGAAATCATAGATACAAAGCTAGGCAGACTATTCTTCAGGCGGAGCCAGTAGAGGAAGATGTCACTGGCCCTGGGGCCACAAGGAAAGATTATGAGCACCTGCCCGAAGCAAGATTCAAAGCTAGGCAGACTATTCTTCAGGCGGAGCCAATAGAGGAAGATGTCACTGCCCCTGGGGCCACAAGGAAAGATTATGAGCACCTGCCCGAAGCAAGATTCAAAGCTAGGCAGACTATTCTTCAGGCGGAGCCAATAGAGGAGGATGTCACTGCCCCTGGAGCCACAAGGAAAGATTATGAGCACCTGCCCGAAGCGATTAAGGAGCATCTTCCCATGGGAAATCATAGATACAAAGCTAGGCAGACTATTCTTCAGGCGGAGCCAGTAGAGGAAGATGTCACTGGCCCTGGGGCCACAAGGAAAGATTATGAGCACCTGCCCGAAGCAAGATACAAAGCTAGGCAGACTATTCTTCAGACGGAGCCAATAGAGGAAGATGTCACTGCCCCTGGGGCCACAAGGAAAGATTATGAGCACCTGCCCGAAGCAAGATACAAAGCTAGGCAGACTATTCTTCAGGCGGAGCCAATAGAGGAAGATGTCACTGCCCCTGGGGCCACAAGGAAAGATTATGAGCACCTGCCCGAAGCAAGATACAAAGCTAGGCAGACTATTCTTCAGGCGGAGCCAATAGAGGAAGATGTCACTGCCCCTGGGGCCACAAGGAAAGATTATGAGCACCTGCCCGAACCAAGATACAAAGCTAGGCAGACTATTCTTCAGGCGGAGCCAATAGAG GAAGATGTCACTGCCCCTGGGGCCACAAGGAAAGATTATGAGCACCTGCCCGAAGCAAGATACAAAGCTAGGCAGACTATTCTTCAGACGGAGCCAATAGAGGAAGATGTCACTGCCCCTGGGGCCACAAGGAAAGATTATGAGCACCTGCCCGAAGTAAGATACAAAGCTAGGCAGACTATTCTTCAGGCGGAGCCAATAGAGGAAGATGTCACTGCCCCTGGGGCCACAAGGAAAGATTATGAGCACCTGCCCGAACCAAGATACAAAGCTAGGCAGACTATTCTTCAGGCGGAGCCAATAGAGGAAGATGTCACTGCCCCTGGGGCCACAAGGAAAGATTATGAGCACCTGCCCGAAGCAAGATACAAAGCTAGGCAGACTATTCTTCAGGCGGAGCCAATAGAGGAAGATGTCACTGCCCCTGGGTCCACAAGGAAAGATTATGAGCACCTGCCCGAAGCAAGATACAAAGCTAGGCAGACTATTCTTCAGACGGAGCCAATAGAGGAAGATGTCACTGCCCCTGGGGCCACAAGGAAAGATTATGAGCACCTGCCCGAAGTAAGATACAAAGCTAGGCAGACTATTCTTCAGGCGGAGCCAATAGAGGAAGATGTCACTGCCCCTGGGGCCACAAGGAAAGATTATGAGCACCTGCCCGAAGCAAGATACAAAGCTAGGCAGACTATTCTTCAGACGGAGCCAATAGAGGAAGATGTCACTGCCCCTGGGGCCACAAGGAAAGATTATGAGCACCTGCCCGAAGCAAGATACAAAGCTAGGCAGACTATTCTTCAGGCGGAGCCAATAGAGGAAGATGTCACTGCCCCTGGGGCCACAAGGAAAGATTATGAGCACCTGCCCGAAGCAAGATACAAAGCTAGGCAGACTATTCTTCAGACGGAGCCAATAGAGGAAGATGTCACTGCCCCTGGGACCACAAGGAAAGATTATGAGCACCTGCCCGAAGTAAGATACAAAGCTAGGCAGACTATTCTTCAGGCGGAGCCAATAGAGGAAGATGTCACTGCCCCTGGGGCCACAAGGAAAGATTATGAGCACCTGCCCGAAGCAAGATACAAAGCTAGGCAGACAATTCTTCAGGCGGAGCCAATATATGAGGATGTCACTGCCCCTGGGGCCACAAGGAAAGATTATGAGGACCTGCCCGAAGCAAGATACAAAGCTAGGCAGACTATTCTTCAGGCGGAGCCAATAGAGGAAGATGTCACTGCCCCTGGGGCCACAAGGAAAGATTATGAGCACCTGCCCGAAGTAAGATACAAAGCTAGGCAGACTATTCTTCAGGCGGAGCCAATAGAGGAGGATGTCACTGGCCCTGGGGCCACAAGGAAAGATTATGAGCACCTGCCCGAAGCAAGATACAAAGCTAGGCAGACTATTCTTCAGGCGGAGCCAATAGAGGAAGATGTCACTGCCCCTGGGGCCACAAGGAAAGATTATGAGCACCTGCCCGAAGCAAGATACAAAGCTAGGCAGACTATTCTTCAGGCGGAGCCAATAGAGGAAGATGTCACTGCCCCTGGGGCCACAAGGAAAGATTATGAGCACCTGCCCGAAGTAAGATACAAAGCTAGGCAGACTATTCTTCAGGCGGAGCCAATAGAGGAAGATGTCACTGCCCCTGGGGCCACAAGGAAAGATTATGAGCACCTGCCCGAAGCAAGATACAAAGCTAGGCAGACTATTCTTCAGGCGGAGCCAATAGAGGAAGATGTCACTGCCCCTGGGGCCACAAGGAAAGATTATGAGCACCTGCCCGAAGCAAGATACAAAGCTAGGCAGACTATTCTTCAGGCGGAGCCAATAGAGGAGGATGTCACTGCCCCTGGAGCCACAAGGAAAGATTATGAGCACCTGCCCGAAGCAAGATACAAAGCTAGGCAGACAATTCTTCAGGCGGAGCCAATATATGAGGATGTCACTGCCCCTGGGGCCACAAGGAAAGATTATGAGCACCTGCCCGAACCAAGATACAAAGCTAGGCAGACTATTCTTCAGGCGGAGCCAATAGAGGAAGATGTCACTGCCCCTGGGGCCACAAGGAAAGATTATGAGCACCTGCCCGAAGTAAGATACAAAGCTAGGCAGACTATTCTTCAGGCGGAGCCAATAGAGGAAGATGTCACTGCCCCTGGGGCCACAAGGAAAGATTATGAGCACCTGCCCGAAGTAAGATACAAAGCTAGGCAGACTATTCTTCAGGCGGAGCCAATAGAGGAAGATGTCACTGCCCCTGGGGCCACAAGGAAAGATTATGAGCACCTGCCCGAAGCAAGATACAAAGCTAGGCAGACTATTCTTCAGGCGGAGCCAATAGAGGAAGATGTCACTGCCCCTGGGGCCACAAGGAAAGATTATGAGCACCTGCCCGAAGCAAGATACAAAGCTAGGCAGACTATTCTTCAGGCGGAGCCAATAGAGGAGGATGTCACTGCCCCTGGAGCCACAAGGAAAGATTATGAGCACCTGCCCGAAGCAAGATACAAAGCTAGGCAGACAATTCTTCAGGCGGAGCCAATATATGAGGATGTCACTGCCCCTGGGGCCACAAGGAAAGATTATGAGCACCTGCCCGAACCAAGATACAAAGCTAGGCAGACTATTCTTCAGGCGGAGCCAATAGAGGAAGATGTCACTGCCCCTGGGGCCACAAGGAAAGATTATGAGCACCTGCCCGAAGTAAGATACAAAGCTAGGCAGACTATTCTTCAGGCGGAGCCAATAGAGGAAGATGTCACTGCCCCTGGGGCCACAAGGAAAGATTATGAGCACCTGCCCGAAGTAAGATACAAAGCTAGGCAGACTATTCTTCAGGCGGAGCCAATAGAGGAAGATGTCACTGCCCCTGGGGCCACAAGGAAAGATTATGAGCACCTGCCCGAAGCAAGATACAAAGCTAGGCAGACTATTCTTCAGGCGGAGCCAATAGAGGAAGATGTCACTGCCCCTGGGGCCACAAGGAAAGATTATGAGCACCTGCCCGAAGCAAGATACAAAGCTAGGCAGACTATTCTTCAGGCTGAGCCAATAGAGGAGGATGTCACTGCCCCTGGAGCCACAAGGAAAGATTATGAGCACCTGCCCGAAGCAAGATACAAAGCTAGGCAGACAATTCTTCAGGCGGAGCCAATATATGAGGATGTCACTGCCCCTGGGGCCACAAGGAAAGATTATGAGCACCTGCCCGAACCAAGATACAAAGCTAGGCAGACTATTCTTCAGGCGGAGCCAATAGAGGAAGATGTCACTGCCCCTGGGGCCACAAGGAAAGATTATGAGCACCTGCCCGAAGTAAGATACAAAGCTAGGCAGACTATTCTTCAGGCGGAGCCAATAGAGGAAGATGTCACTGCCCCTGGGGCCACAAGGAAAGATTATGAGCACCTGCCCGAAGTAAGATACAAAGCTAGGCAGACTATTCTTCAGGCGGAGCCAATAGAGGAAGATGTCACTGCCCCTGGGGCCACAAGGAAAGATTATGAGCACCTGCCCGAAGTAAGATACAAAGCTAGGCAGACTATTCTTCAGGCGGAGCCAATAGAGGAGGATGTCACTGCCCCTGGAGCCACAAGGAAAGATCATGAGCACCTGCCCGAACCAAGATACAAAGCTAGGCAGACTATTCTTCAGGCGAAGCCAATAGAGGAGGATGTCACTGCCCCTGGAGCCACAAGGAAAGATTATGAGCACCTGCCCGAACCAAGATACAAAGCTAGGCAGACTATTCTTCAGGCGGAGCCAATATATGAGGATGTCACTGCCCCTGGAGCCACAAGGAAAGATTATGAGCACCTGCCCGAAGCGATTAAGGAGCATCTTCCAATGGGAAATCATAGATACAAAGCTAGGCAGACTATTCTTCAGGCGGAGCCAGTAGAGGAAGATGTCACTGGCCCTGGGGCCACAAGGAAAGATTATGAGGACCTGCCCGAAGCAAGATACAAAGCTAGGCAGACTATTCTTCAGGCGGAGCCAATAGAGGAAGATGTCACTGCCCCTGGGGCCACAAGGAAAGATTATGAGCACCTGCCCGAAGCAAGATTCAAAGCTAGGCAGACTATTCTTCAGGCGGAGCCAATAGAGGAAGATGTCACTGCCCCTGGGGCCACAAGGAAAGATTATGAGCACCTGCCCGAAGTAAGATACAAAGCTGGGCAGACTATTCTTCAGGCGGAGCCAATAGAGGAAGATGTCACTGCCCCTGGGGCCACAAGGAAAGATTATGAGCACCTGCCCGAAGTAAGATACAAAGCTAGGCAGACTATTCTTCAGGCGGAGCCAATAGAGGAAGATGTCACTGCCCCTGGGGCCACAAGGAAAGATTATGAGCACCTGCCCGAAGCAAGATACAAAGCTAGGCAGACTATTCTTCAGGCGGAGCCAATAGAGGAAGATGTCACTGCCCCTGGGGCCACAAGGAAAGATTATGAGCACCTGCCCGAAGCAAGATACAAAGCTAGGCAGACTATTCTTCAGGCGGAGCCAATAGAGGAAGATGTCACTGCCCCTGGGGCCACAAGGAAAGATTATGAGCACCTGCCCGAAGCAAGATACAAAGCTAGGCAGACTATTCTTCAGGCGGAGCCAATAGAGGAAGATGTCACTGCCCCTGGGGCCACAAGGAAAGATTATGAGCACCTGCCCGAAGTAAGATACAAAGCTAGGCAGACTATTCTTCAGGCGGAGCCAATAGAGGAAGATGTCACTGCCCCTGGGGCCACAAGGAAAGATTATGAGCACCTGCCCGAAGCAAGATACAAAGCTAGGCAGACTATTCTTCAGGCGGAGCCAATAGAGGAGGATGTCACTGCCCCTGGAGCCACAAGGAAAGATTATGAGCACCTGCCCGAACCAAGATACAAAGCTAGGCAGACTATTCTTCAGGCGGAGCCAATATATGAGGATGTCACTGCCCCTGGAGCCACAAGGAAAGATTATGAGCACCTGCCCGAAGCGATTAAGGAGCATCTTCCAATGGGAAATCATAGATACAAAGCTAGGCAGACTATTCTTCAGGCGGAGCCAGTAGAGGAAGATGTCACTGGCCCTGGGGCCACAAGGAAAGATTATGAGCACCTGCCCGAAGCAAGATACAAAGCTAGGCAGACTATTCTTCAGGCGGAGCCAATAGAGGAAGATGTCACTGCCCCTGGGGCCACAAGGAAAGATTATGAGCACCTGCCCGAAGCAAGATTCAAAGCTAGGCAGACTATTCTTCAGGCGGAGCCAATAGAGGAAGATGTCACTGCCCCTGGGGCCACAAGGAAAGATTATGAGCACCTGCCCGAAGTAAGATACAAAGCTGGGCAGACTATTCTTCAGGCGGAGCCAATAGAGGAAGATGTCACTGCCCCTGGGGCCACAAGGAAAGATTATGAGCACCTGCCCGAAGCAAGATACAAAGCTAGGCAGACTATTCTTCAGGCGGAGCCAATAGAGGAAGATGTCACTGCCCCTGGGGCCACAAGGAAAGATTATGAGCACCTGCCCGAAGCAAGATACAAAGCTAGGCAGACTATTCTTCAGGCGGAGCCAATAGAGGAGGATGTCACTGCCCCTGGAGCCACAAGGAAAGATTATGAGAACCTGCCCGAAGCAAGATACAAAGCTAGGCAGACTATTCTTACGGCGGAGCCAATATATGAGGATGTCACTGCCCCTGGGGCCACAAGGAAAGATTATGAGCACCTGCCCGAAGCAAGATACAAAGCTAGGCAGACTATTCTTCAGGCGGAGCCAATAGAGGAAGCTGTCACTGCCCCTGGGGCCACAAGGAAAGATTATGAGCACCTGCCCGAAGTAAGATACAAAGCTAGGCAGACTATTCTTCAGGCGGAGCCAATAGAGGAAGATGTCACTGCCCCTGGGGCCACAAGGAAAGATTATGAGCACCTGCCCGAAGTAAGATACAAAGCTAGGCAGACTATTCTTCAGGCGGAGCCAATAGAGGAAGATGTCACTGCCCCTGGGGCCACAAGGAAAGATTATGAGCACCTGCCCGAAGCAAGATACAAAGCTAGGCAGACTATTCTTCAGGCGGAGCCAATAGAGGAAGATGTCACTGCCCCTGGGGCCACAAGGAAAGATTATGAGCACCTGCCCGAAGTAAGATACAAAGCTAGGCAGACTATTCTTCAGGCGGAGCCAATAGAGGAAGATGTCACTGCCCCTGGGGCCACAAGGAAAGATTATGAGCACCTGCCCGAAGCAAGATACAAAGCTAGGCAGACTATTCTTCAGGCGGAGCCAATAGAGGAAGATGTCACTGCCCCTGGGGCCACAAGGAAAGATTATGAGCACCTGCCCGAAGTAAGATACAAAGCTAGGCAGACTATTCTTCAGGCGGAGCCAATAGAGGAAGATGTCACTGCCCCTGGGGCCACAAGGAAAGATTATGAGCACCTGCCCGAAGCAAGATACAAAGCTCGGCAGACTATTCTTCAGGCGGAGCCAATAGAGGAAGATGTCACTGCCCCTGGGGCCACAAGGAAAGATTATGAGCACCTGCCCGAAGTAAGATACAAAGCTAGGCAGACTATTCTTCAGGCGGAGCCAATAGAGGAAGATGTCACTGCCCCTGGGGCCACAAGGAAAGATAATGAGCACCTGCCCGAAGTAAGATACAAAGCTAGGCAGACTATTCTTCAGGCGGAGCCAATAGAGGAAGATGTCACTGCCCCTGGGGCCACAAGGAAAGATTATGAGCACCTGCCCGAAGTAAGATACAAAGCTAGGCAGACTATTCTTCAGGCGGAGCCAATAGAGGAAGATGTCACTGCCCCTGGGGCCACAAGGAAAGATTATGAGCACCTGCCCGAAGTAAGATACAAAGCTAGGCAGACTATTCTTCAGGCGGAGCCAATAGAGGAAGATGTCACTGCCCCTGGGGCCACAAGGAAAGATTATGAGCACCTGCCCGAAGCAAGATACAAAGCTAGGCAGACTATTCTTCAGGCGGAGCCAATAGAGGAGGATGTCACTGCCCCTGGAGCCACAAGGAAAGATTATGAGCACCTGCCCGAAGTAAGATACAAAGCTCGGCAGACTATTCTTCAGGCGGAGCCAATAGAGGAGGATGTCACTGGCCCTGGGGCCACAAGGAAAGATTATGAGCACCTGCCCGAAGCAAGATACAAAGCTAGGCAGACTATTCTTCAGGCGGAGCCAATAGAGGAGGATGTCACTGCCCCTGGAGCCACAAGGAAAGATTATGAGCACCTGCCCGAAGCGATTAAGGAGCATCTACCAACGGGAAATCATAGATACAAAGCTAAGGAGACTAGTCTTCAGGCGGAGCCAGTAGAGGAAGATGTCACCCCAAGGAAAGATTATGAGCACTTGCCCGAAAATAAAGATTATAAGCACTTGGCTGAACCCGTTCAGGCGCATCATGTGTCGGACAGTAGATATCGTTCGTCGAAATCTAGGCAAGCCCTGCTAATGGCAGAAGCCATCGAGGAGAATCATTCCACTGCATACCATAGTTTCAAACCGAAAATATCTCACGAAGCCAGGGAAAAATCTGTCGCCTTCGAACCCATCAATACTCTTCCACTGTCGGAACTCATTGAAGAAAGTAAGACAGCAACTTGGACGTCTAAAGCCCGCCAAACTCTGCCCTTGGCCGCTCCCATTGAGGTAGAGGAAGAGGAGCCCCCGACAGAACCACCCCTCGAGGAGTCTACAAAAGTGGCTCCAAGTCGTGGCTCCCGAGCTCAACAGACGTTGGTCATGTCGGAATCTATGGaagagcaggaggaggaagTGGGCTTCCAGAGTCACATTCAATCAATTAGAACTCATCCGGAGCTCCTTCCAATCACACCCATGCTGAGACTAAACGGATCAGAGTCAGTTTATTCCATGGATGAATTTGAACTGCTCGAGGAGGAGAGCAAGGAGGCGGCTACGCCTCGCGGTCCGCTTCAGAAGGCGTCGGTATTGCTGCGGAAAATACGCTCCATGGGTGAGTCCATGAAAATGAGTTTCGAGGAAGATACCTTAGGATGTGGCACTCCTATACGGCACAGTGGAAATGCCAAGCGATTATCGGCCCACCTCACGCCTATTATGCCAGAGGCCAAGAAGCGTAACACCCATCTCTTTGCGGACAGTAAAACGGAgcaggagatggagatggagatggagatgagTGTTTCCATTAAAGAAGTGACGACAGCGGTGGACAAGAACTGCGACTATATTTTGCGGCCCCGACGCACCGTATTGGAGCAGAGACCCATCACTATTTCGGATGTGTCCGCCTACTTCCAAGCTCAGCCGTGCAAGGTGAAGAAGCCGGCTGAGAGTAAGACAGAGAAGAAGGACGAGGAGAAGCGCGACACTTGCCCCAGGGATAGTGAAAGCTCCACAGATCGTTCGTTCAAGAGCTACGAACCCACAAACAAGAGTTTCATCAATCTATCCGGTGACACGATCTCTTCGGCTGCCCTAATGGGTACCATCAATGTCGATGAAATGGAGACTAGTCATATAGATAAATTTCGGCTGAGTTTGGTCTCCACTCTGGCTGATGAATCGGACACGGATGAGGAAGCACCAGTTGAAGGCGCAGCGGCACTGGCCAAACAGCctcagccagagccagagccctgCCAGGAGCAGCAAGCGAGCTCTCGAGTGGTGGCTGCTGGGTCCAGCGCATCCTGCAGGAAGTGCATGAACTGCAGGAGATCCCTGAATGAGACAAGGCTTAGCAACGACTCTTTTGTCCTGCCCTCCCAGCCCCAGTGGGATCTGACGCGGGAAATAGAAAAGCTGCGACGCGTGAGAGCGAAGCCCAACCTGGATGATGTGCACAAGTATTGGCAAATGAAGGAGCAGGAGAGGCAGACGATCGCCCTGGAGAAAGAGCTGGACAGCTCGAGCGATGCGTCCGATGAGGAGAAGTTTAGCGAGTGGGACGTGAACGAGGTAATGGCGGAGTACAACAGGAAAATGGAAAG ATTCAGGCGCAGCCTGGCCGATAACCCGGACATTTTACAGCAGGTTCTCGTTCGATTTGAACCAGTGGAAACGTTCTTTGATCGCTTGGCTGGCCTGTTGACCGAGCAGCAACCCAACTGGATATTTGACTATCAGCTAAAGATCTCGCGCAAATTGATCTTCACCCATCGACTGCTTACCACATTTCGCCTGATTGTTGACTATGAGACAGTGGACGACTTGGAGACTGCTATAAGGGTATGCGACCTCAACGTGGAGCAGGCCACAGTTATTCTGCCACTGCAGAGCTGGACGGCGTTTGAGCACCTGCTCGACTTTCAGCTGCAGCTCAAGCTGCCAGTAAATCTCACCGACTCGATCGAGGGCAGCAGCGTGGAGGCCTTCGCACAGTTTCTGCAACGCATAAATGCCATTTGTGTGGACATACTAGGCACATTCCACAAGCTATTGACTGTGCTCACAGCAACAAGGACGAGTCTTCTCAG GCAAGCCAATCGAATCGTTGTCAAAAAGACTGTGCGCCGGCACATTGAGGTGGATACACGCACGCGCTTGGAGAAGACAGATTTCGTGATTGAAATCGCCAATGTTGAGGCAATTTCGTTCAGGGATATTCTGCAGCCAAAGCTACATTTCTTTAACGAAAATATTCAGTTTCTGCCAACGGGAGTGGCCTTTTTGGAAGCATTTCTAGATCATCCTGAACAGTATCTCAAAACTTAA